In Zunongwangia sp. HGR-M22, the sequence TCTAGTGGGAAGATAGAAACTCTAACCTCTAGAATTTCTGATCTTCATTTACTTTCCGCTAAAACCGGCTTGGGTGTTGAAGAGTTAAAAGAAAAACTTCTAAACTATGTAAATACTGGCGCACTCCGCAACAATAACACCATTGTTACCAATAGCCGTCATTACAATGCTCTATTAAAAGCCTTAGAAGAAATCAATAAAGTTGAAGATGGTTTAAACATGGATTTATCTGGAGATTTATTAGCTATCGATATTCGCCAAGCTTTACACCATTTTGGAGAAATTACCGGAGAAATAACTAATGATGATTTACTGGGTAATATTTTTGCTAATTTCTGTATCGGGAAATAAATTAACTTTTCTTACGTTTACTTTCGCTTCTTTTATCTGAAAAACAGATTATTACATAATTTTTATTTTTCTTTTATGTTCTTTGTCACTATATTCGTTGCTACATATGTACTACATTATTTTAAGATGTAGTACAAACGTACTACATTATGAAGATATCACTAAAACAAAGAAAATTAAAGAGTGGAAAGATAAGTTTATCCATAGAATATTATAAAGGTTCTGAAACAACACCAGAGGGTAAACGAAGGCATATTCGTGAAAATGAAAATCTGAAGCTGTTTTTACACGATGAACCTAAAAATGCCATTGAAAGAAAAGAAAACAAAGAAACTTTAGCTTTAGCCAAAAAGATTCTGGCTATACGAGAAGCAGAATTTTATCAAGGAAGATTTGACTTGAAAATACAGCTAAATCCAAACGTCGTTTCTTGGATTTTTTTAATGAGAAAGCCGAGGAAAAAAATGATAGCATAAAAAATTATGGCACTTGGACGGCTACCCTAGTACACCTTAAACGTCACATCACACCAAATACTACTTTTGAAGAAGTTGATGAAAATTTTGTTAAAAATGTGCGTCAGTATTTTGATAAGTATGCACAAACAAAAAGTAACCTTCCCCTATCCCTTAATTCCAAATACACCTATTTTAATAAATTTAAAGCTGCACTTAGAGCCGCCTTTGATGAAGGATATTTATCTATTAATTACAGTAGTAAGATAAAATCATTTGAGCAGGCCGAGAGTCAAAGAGAGTATCTAACATTTCAAGAGTTACAAAAGTTAGCGAAAACTCCATGCAAATATGAAATTTTAAAATCAGCTTTTCTTTTTTCATGTTTAACGGGATTAAGATGGTCAGACATCAATAAGATGTATTGGGCTGAAGTGCGTGATGAAGATAGCCAAAGCCGTATCAATTTTATTCAGAAAAAAACAGATGGTGTAGAATATTTGTATATATCAAAGCAGGCGCGAGATTTATTAGGAGACCGTAAAAACCCTATGGATCGAGTTTTTACCGGCCTAAAATATTCCGCAGTTTACAATAATGAATTAGTACGTTGGTGTAATCGGGCCGGAATCTCGAAGCATATTACTTTCCATAGTGCCAGACATACCAATGCTGTATTACTATTAGAAAATGGAGCGGACATATATACTGTCTCTAAGCGTTTAGGACACAAAGAAATACGGACTACCGCTATTTACGCAAAAATTGTAGATCAAAAAATGAAAGAAGCCTCTAATTTAATACCGACTATAGAATTATGAGTATCAAAAAACATTTATTCGCACTTAGTTTTATAGGATTTATAATTTCCACTCTTATAAACTATTACGGATCGCAGACAGGTTACTATATGATGAGTGCTACAATGATCCTGATCACTTCTTTTCTATTTTTAAAAGAATTAAATGTTATTAAAAACTACTATATAGCATATATGTTAATTCTTAGAACAGACTTTTTTAACAAAAGAATCGAAAGACCTCGACTTTTCGTTTATGTAATATTTGGAGCTTTTAGCATTTTATTTATAGTTCAATATATTTATTTGGACAAAAGTCTATTTTTGGAACGTTATTATATTTCTACACTGATAATTATAGTTTATATAGCTTGCAATTATTTTCTCTTTTATACCTGGCATCCAGATTTCGAAAAAAGTTTTATTGCAAAACGCCGAAAAAAAATTCTAGCTAAAAGTAACAGGCATTATGAACTTAAATGGAAGAAAAATGAACTAATATCGATATATCAAAAATTAGTAGGTGACAATTTAATTGAACTAATCGATATAAACTCAAACGAAATAGATTACAGGCTCTTTGC encodes:
- a CDS encoding tyrosine-type recombinase/integrase yields the protein MDFFNEKAEEKNDSIKNYGTWTATLVHLKRHITPNTTFEEVDENFVKNVRQYFDKYAQTKSNLPLSLNSKYTYFNKFKAALRAAFDEGYLSINYSSKIKSFEQAESQREYLTFQELQKLAKTPCKYEILKSAFLFSCLTGLRWSDINKMYWAEVRDEDSQSRINFIQKKTDGVEYLYISKQARDLLGDRKNPMDRVFTGLKYSAVYNNELVRWCNRAGISKHITFHSARHTNAVLLLENGADIYTVSKRLGHKEIRTTAIYAKIVDQKMKEASNLIPTIEL